The Desulfurobacteriaceae bacterium genome includes a window with the following:
- a CDS encoding ATP-binding protein yields the protein MLCRICKSKGKRNKAVIYIRHHRLALCKEHFIEWFEKQTAKTIKNFKMFSKSEKILVAVSGGKDSLSLWLVLHKLGYETYGFHVSLGIEEWDYSKNSLEICRKFSEKIGRPLIVFNLKESFGYTIEEIAKGSGRKDVCSVCGTFKRYIMNKICKEKGFKVVATGHNLDDESALLLSNTVRWEIGYLGRQHPVLPESNGFARKVKPFVFFTEKEIVSYAILNGIEYLDSGCPNAKKATSRIYKRALALIEHEMPGTKLRFYKEFLKKARPIFERELKSSLELKECEICKMPTTSSVCTVCRTLERVKDRC from the coding sequence ATGTTATGTAGGATATGCAAATCTAAAGGTAAGAGAAATAAGGCTGTAATTTACATTAGACACCATAGGTTAGCTTTGTGTAAAGAACATTTCATTGAGTGGTTTGAAAAACAGACTGCGAAAACAATAAAGAACTTTAAGATGTTTAGCAAATCTGAGAAAATTCTAGTAGCTGTTTCTGGAGGAAAAGACAGTTTATCACTTTGGCTGGTTCTTCATAAACTTGGCTATGAAACCTACGGTTTTCATGTTAGCTTAGGTATAGAGGAATGGGACTATTCAAAAAACTCCTTAGAAATCTGCCGAAAGTTCTCGGAGAAGATAGGTAGACCTTTAATTGTTTTCAATCTTAAGGAAAGTTTCGGTTATACGATAGAAGAAATTGCAAAAGGCAGTGGAAGGAAGGATGTTTGTTCTGTTTGTGGAACTTTCAAAAGGTATATTATGAACAAAATCTGTAAGGAAAAAGGTTTTAAAGTTGTGGCTACTGGACATAACTTAGATGATGAATCTGCCCTTCTGCTTTCCAACACAGTAAGATGGGAGATAGGATACCTTGGTAGGCAACATCCGGTTCTACCAGAGAGTAACGGTTTTGCAAGAAAGGTAAAGCCGTTTGTGTTCTTTACAGAAAAAGAAATCGTGAGCTATGCAATTTTAAATGGAATAGAGTATTTAGATAGTGGCTGTCCAAATGCGAAAAAAGCAACTTCTCGTATATATAAAAGAGCTCTTGCATTAATTGAACATGAAATGCCTGGAACAAAACTTCGTTTCTATAAAGAATTCTTAAAGAAAGCTAGACCTATTTTTGAAAGAGAACTAAAAAGCTCCTTGGAACTCAAAGAGTGTGAAATCTGCAAGATGCCTACAACAAGTTCTGTTTGCACTGTTTGTAGAACCTTAGAAAGGGTTAAGGATAGATGTTAA
- the ileS gene encoding isoleucine--tRNA ligase, whose protein sequence is NKILKDIIIKSKAMQGYQTPFVPGWDCHGLPIERAVFQKIKKKKDEVDPVEIRKKCREYAQNWINTQREEFIRLGVVGDWKNPYITMDPKYQADIVRELGKFYKKGLVYRAKKPVYWCPSCVTALAEAEIEYENEVSPSIYVSFKITDDKDLGLPSESYLVIWTTTPWTLPANVGVAVNPDFTYALLRSKDRYYIVAESLLDDFRGKAEIEGEVVKTIKGKDLEGVEYIHPFIDRKGKVVLADYVAADTGTGLVHIAPGHGEEDYQVGLKYGLPILVPVDDYGRFTEEVPEWLKGLSIWEGNKVIIEKLKEIGNLLFAGTIEHSYPHCWRCKGKVIFRATPQWFISMDKGSPTLRETALKEIEKVEWIPSWGEIRIKNMVEQRPDWCISRQRIWGVPIVAFYCKECGEVIFSKEIADYVADIFEKESADAWYTKEAKDLLPPSFKCPKCGGNNFKKEMDILDVWFDSGSSHAAVLERREELSSPADLYLEGSDQHRGWFQASLLESCGTRGKAPYKAVLTHGFTLDGKGRKMSKSLKNVISPLEIINKFGADILRLWVSSENFTEDVRISEDILRQITESYKKIRNTLRFMLGNLSDFTIDKALSYEELEEIDKWAINRFYILNNEVIKAYNEYKFSRIYRLVYEYCANELSSIYLDIQKDTLYCEAKDSKKRRSAQTAIYRILYGLTTLIAPILSFTAEEVYSYIPNKEKESVFLEEFPPLCEDLDREILEKWETLIKVKSVVNKALEKARSHKMIGHSLESLVTIYVDGELREFLESYKDQLPYIFITSGVEIKQLAAAPSCAVQDEELIEDLKVKIKKAEGTKCERCWMYSTTVGKDEKYPDVCSRCAKVLREMEGEEQ, encoded by the coding sequence AAACAAGATTTTGAAAGATATCATCATTAAATCAAAAGCTATGCAAGGGTATCAAACTCCTTTCGTTCCAGGTTGGGATTGTCATGGTCTCCCAATAGAAAGGGCAGTTTTTCAGAAAATAAAAAAGAAAAAAGATGAAGTTGATCCTGTTGAAATTAGGAAAAAGTGTAGAGAGTATGCCCAGAATTGGATTAATACTCAAAGGGAAGAATTCATAAGACTTGGAGTTGTCGGTGATTGGAAAAATCCTTACATAACTATGGACCCAAAGTATCAAGCTGATATCGTTAGAGAACTTGGAAAATTCTACAAGAAAGGACTTGTTTACAGAGCTAAAAAGCCTGTTTACTGGTGTCCAAGCTGTGTAACTGCTCTTGCAGAAGCAGAAATTGAATACGAAAATGAAGTTTCTCCATCCATTTATGTTTCCTTTAAGATTACAGATGATAAAGACTTAGGGTTGCCTTCTGAATCCTACCTTGTAATATGGACAACGACCCCTTGGACTCTCCCTGCAAACGTTGGGGTAGCTGTTAATCCAGATTTCACCTACGCTCTTCTAAGGTCTAAGGACAGATACTACATTGTTGCAGAATCTCTTTTAGATGACTTTAGAGGAAAAGCAGAGATAGAGGGAGAAGTTGTAAAGACGATAAAAGGAAAAGACTTAGAAGGAGTAGAATACATCCATCCTTTCATAGATAGGAAAGGAAAAGTTGTTCTTGCTGATTACGTCGCTGCCGATACTGGAACCGGTCTTGTTCACATTGCTCCGGGGCACGGTGAAGAGGACTATCAAGTTGGTTTAAAGTATGGTCTCCCAATCCTCGTTCCTGTAGATGACTATGGAAGATTTACAGAAGAAGTCCCAGAATGGCTGAAAGGTTTGTCAATCTGGGAAGGAAATAAAGTAATAATTGAGAAGCTAAAAGAAATTGGAAATCTCCTTTTTGCAGGAACAATTGAACACTCCTATCCTCACTGCTGGAGATGTAAAGGAAAAGTAATCTTTAGAGCTACTCCCCAGTGGTTTATCTCTATGGATAAAGGTTCTCCAACCTTAAGAGAAACTGCTCTAAAAGAAATAGAAAAAGTTGAGTGGATTCCAAGCTGGGGTGAGATAAGAATTAAAAATATGGTTGAGCAAAGACCGGACTGGTGTATCTCGAGACAAAGAATTTGGGGAGTTCCAATAGTCGCTTTCTACTGTAAAGAGTGTGGTGAGGTAATCTTTTCTAAGGAAATTGCAGATTATGTAGCAGATATCTTTGAAAAAGAATCTGCCGACGCTTGGTATACAAAAGAAGCTAAAGATTTACTACCTCCTAGTTTTAAGTGTCCAAAGTGTGGGGGTAACAACTTTAAGAAAGAGATGGACATCCTAGACGTTTGGTTTGACTCTGGATCCTCCCACGCTGCCGTTCTTGAAAGAAGAGAAGAACTTTCTTCTCCAGCAGATCTATATCTAGAAGGTTCTGACCAACACAGAGGATGGTTCCAAGCAAGCCTTTTAGAATCTTGTGGAACAAGGGGTAAAGCTCCTTATAAAGCAGTTTTAACCCATGGATTTACCCTTGATGGAAAAGGTAGAAAAATGAGTAAATCTTTAAAAAACGTTATTTCTCCTTTAGAAATCATAAATAAATTTGGAGCGGATATTCTAAGACTTTGGGTATCAAGCGAGAACTTCACAGAGGATGTGAGAATTTCTGAAGACATCTTAAGACAAATTACAGAAAGCTATAAAAAGATAAGAAACACACTAAGATTTATGCTTGGAAATCTTAGCGATTTTACTATTGACAAAGCTTTATCCTACGAGGAACTCGAGGAAATAGACAAGTGGGCTATAAATAGGTTTTACATTTTGAATAATGAAGTGATTAAAGCCTATAATGAGTACAAGTTCAGTAGAATATACAGACTCGTTTATGAATACTGTGCGAATGAATTAAGTTCTATCTACCTTGATATTCAGAAAGATACTCTTTACTGTGAAGCGAAGGATTCTAAGAAAAGAAGAAGTGCTCAAACAGCAATTTACAGGATACTTTATGGGCTTACCACTCTAATTGCTCCTATTCTGTCTTTTACAGCTGAAGAAGTCTATTCTTACATACCTAACAAAGAAAAAGAATCGGTATTCTTAGAGGAATTTCCTCCTCTTTGTGAAGATTTAGACCGAGAGATTCTAGAAAAATGGGAAACTTTAATAAAAGTTAAATCTGTAGTAAATAAAGCTCTTGAAAAAGCAAGAAGTCACAAAATGATTGGGCATTCACTTGAAAGCTTAGTTACAATTTACGTTGATGGGGAACTTAGAGAGTTCTTAGAAAGCTATAAAGATCAACTTCCTTACATCTTTATTACCTCGGGTGTGGAGATTAAACAGCTTGCTGCTGCACCATCCTGTGCTGTTCAAGATGAGGAATTGATTGAAGATCTTAAAGTGAAAATTAAGAAAGCTGAAGGTACTAAATGCGAAAGGTGTTGGATGTACAGTACAACTGTTGGTAAGGATGAAAAGTATCCTGATGTTTGTTCAAGATGTGCGAAAGTCCTGAGGGAAATGGAAGGTGAAGAACAATAA
- a CDS encoding prephenate dehydrogenase has translation MEWGFKEICIVGLGLIGGSFALNLKLHGFPGKITAVDISPETIEKGLDLEVIDSGSIKHSIAKDADLIVLAVPVGVYKQVIEQLKPYISEGAIVTDLGSVKGHLVYMCEELLRGVAPFVGGHPIAGTEKSGVENAVENLFNGAKFIVTPTENTDKEALRKIKALWEKLGSTVIEMDPFYHDKVFAAVSHLPHVVAYSIVDAISKLSDELSTDLFKLTGGGFRDFTRIAMSDPVMWRDICIENRENILKALKTFKASIEEVEKLIEGNNKEALRNFFESSRKKRSSVK, from the coding sequence TTGGAATGGGGATTTAAGGAAATATGCATAGTAGGACTTGGACTGATAGGAGGATCTTTTGCTCTCAATTTAAAACTCCATGGTTTCCCAGGTAAGATTACAGCAGTAGATATAAGTCCTGAAACTATAGAGAAGGGGCTTGATCTTGAGGTAATAGATTCAGGAAGTATTAAACATTCCATTGCAAAAGACGCGGATCTTATAGTTTTAGCTGTGCCAGTTGGAGTCTATAAACAGGTAATAGAACAGCTTAAACCTTACATATCGGAAGGTGCTATAGTTACAGATCTTGGAAGTGTTAAAGGGCATCTTGTTTATATGTGTGAAGAACTTCTAAGAGGAGTTGCTCCTTTCGTAGGAGGACATCCAATCGCTGGGACGGAAAAATCCGGTGTGGAAAATGCCGTAGAGAATCTTTTCAACGGTGCAAAGTTTATAGTTACTCCTACTGAGAATACTGATAAAGAGGCTTTAAGAAAGATAAAGGCCTTATGGGAAAAACTTGGATCTACCGTAATAGAAATGGATCCTTTCTACCACGATAAAGTCTTTGCAGCAGTAAGCCATTTACCTCATGTTGTTGCCTATTCAATAGTTGATGCAATAAGTAAGCTTTCTGACGAACTAAGTACCGACCTCTTTAAGCTCACAGGAGGGGGTTTTAGGGACTTTACAAGAATAGCAATGAGTGATCCTGTTATGTGGCGAGATATCTGTATAGAAAATAGAGAGAATATTTTAAAAGCTTTGAAAACATTTAAAGCTTCGATAGAGGAAGTAGAGAAACTAATAGAAGGAAACAATAAAGAAGCACTTAGGAATTTCTTTGAATCATCAAGAAAGAAGAGAAGTTCAGTTAAATAA
- a CDS encoding DUF3365 domain-containing protein, translated as MLKNLSITVKVFLVFIVVIALSAVSFVHLLDKTYEKSLVSQGRSIAQQILLFRKWAASFGGVWTRDKYDPQFGYLMEIEASNGTVKAYKTDETLADLGDVHFYLHNPALATRELSKLSKAEYGWTFKVVSDRYMAPEGKPDKWESMAIKKINSDPEFKKIGEYWSWEGEKFRFAKAIYVKEGCLKCHGTPDQIPPEIMKALKAKYGDNVERAINYKVGELRGIVSVTILPPSIISTAVSLIDIWNIALLVLAFAIFWWGAKKDIIDPIERLTKAAHDISLGKLDIDLRVRGLKEEEVKDEVTKLAIAIDRLRASIQIAMNRLKKK; from the coding sequence ATGCTCAAAAATCTAAGTATTACCGTTAAAGTCTTCTTAGTCTTTATAGTAGTTATAGCACTTTCAGCTGTATCTTTCGTTCATTTGCTTGATAAAACTTACGAAAAGAGTCTTGTATCTCAGGGTAGAAGTATTGCGCAACAAATTCTTCTCTTCCGTAAGTGGGCTGCAAGCTTCGGTGGAGTTTGGACAAGAGATAAGTATGATCCTCAGTTCGGATATCTCATGGAAATAGAAGCTTCTAATGGTACTGTGAAGGCATACAAGACTGATGAAACTCTAGCGGATCTAGGAGATGTTCACTTCTATCTACACAACCCTGCTCTTGCAACAAGGGAACTTTCAAAACTTTCTAAAGCTGAATATGGGTGGACTTTTAAAGTTGTTTCCGATAGATACATGGCTCCTGAAGGAAAACCGGATAAATGGGAAAGTATGGCTATTAAAAAGATAAACTCTGATCCTGAGTTCAAGAAGATAGGAGAGTACTGGAGCTGGGAAGGAGAAAAATTTAGATTTGCAAAGGCTATCTACGTTAAGGAAGGATGTCTCAAGTGTCACGGTACTCCTGATCAGATTCCACCAGAAATTATGAAAGCTTTGAAGGCTAAATATGGTGATAACGTAGAAAGAGCTATTAACTATAAGGTTGGAGAACTTAGAGGTATTGTTAGTGTGACAATTCTTCCTCCAAGTATTATTTCGACAGCTGTTTCCCTCATAGATATATGGAACATAGCACTCTTAGTTCTTGCTTTCGCAATCTTCTGGTGGGGAGCTAAAAAGGATATTATTGATCCTATTGAGAGACTTACAAAAGCAGCTCATGATATTAGCCTTGGAAAGCTTGACATAGACCTTAGAGTCAGAGGTCTCAAAGAGGAAGAAGTTAAAGATGAAGTTACAAAACTTGCAATTGCTATTGACAGGCTAAGAGCTAGTATTCAAATCGCTATGAATAGGCTTAAGAAAAAATAA
- a CDS encoding class II aldolase/adducin family protein, whose product MTFEKEKRKLVFVGRVIFESGLTDTHGGNISMRVDNYILIKKSGKMLGFLEPEDIVITTLEDNPEVDKEASIELKVHRAIYKKLPWVKGIVHAHSPYTVACSLLYDKVEPLDSEGKLILGTVPVLSAKEVVSSYEVAEKLPELLTKSPAAIVKSHGPFAVGRSIEEALRNLSALENSCKIISIIKSMER is encoded by the coding sequence ATGACTTTTGAAAAGGAAAAGAGAAAACTTGTTTTTGTAGGAAGGGTTATCTTCGAGTCAGGTTTAACTGATACTCATGGTGGTAATATAAGTATGAGAGTTGACAATTATATTCTCATTAAAAAATCAGGAAAAATGCTTGGCTTTTTAGAACCTGAAGATATTGTTATTACAACTTTGGAAGACAACCCTGAAGTTGATAAAGAAGCTTCCATTGAACTAAAGGTTCACAGGGCAATTTACAAAAAACTTCCTTGGGTAAAGGGGATAGTTCACGCTCACTCACCTTATACAGTTGCCTGTTCTCTTCTTTATGATAAAGTAGAACCTCTTGATTCTGAAGGAAAATTAATTCTTGGAACCGTTCCCGTTTTATCGGCAAAAGAAGTTGTATCTTCATACGAAGTTGCGGAGAAACTTCCAGAGCTTTTGACAAAATCCCCTGCTGCTATAGTAAAATCACACGGACCTTTTGCCGTAGGTAGATCAATAGAGGAAGCCTTGAGAAACTTAAGTGCTCTTGAAAACTCTTGTAAAATAATTTCAATCATCAAGTCTATGGAGAGATAA
- a CDS encoding DUF4388 domain-containing protein, translating into MELKGGFKSTSEILDLLQIVALGRKEGKVNFKTEEGRITVYFKDGKFVNFESAIPLFEKLRNKVVNKEVDIFDAAKVILHFLSLQDEGEFHFIEESINVEEIGSGDTMNIMMDFTKEVDEMPPKLKDILKNNLSFTLSESLESKEVCFRKEDWKIFVEAVKGKSSRDIVFLNFPLQDSINVLSNLLNQGIISPASSGEEKTIVSSNKENIAGQYVSPEKMEKIRSILLEVMGPMGEFLIDETMDELGISEISVSQVQKFVDILVSKIPESCFINGESCRERFKEDFTKILLGGD; encoded by the coding sequence ATGGAACTTAAAGGGGGTTTCAAGTCCACGTCAGAAATCTTGGATTTGCTCCAAATAGTAGCCCTTGGACGCAAAGAAGGAAAAGTTAACTTCAAAACAGAAGAAGGAAGGATTACAGTCTACTTTAAAGATGGTAAATTTGTAAATTTTGAATCTGCAATTCCTCTTTTTGAGAAACTTAGGAACAAAGTAGTAAACAAGGAAGTAGATATTTTTGACGCTGCAAAAGTTATACTCCATTTTTTATCTTTGCAGGACGAAGGAGAATTTCACTTTATAGAAGAATCCATAAATGTTGAGGAAATAGGAAGTGGAGATACAATGAACATAATGATGGACTTTACTAAGGAAGTAGATGAAATGCCTCCAAAACTTAAAGATATACTAAAAAATAATTTGTCTTTTACTCTTTCTGAAAGTCTTGAAAGCAAAGAAGTATGTTTCAGGAAAGAAGACTGGAAGATTTTTGTTGAAGCTGTAAAAGGAAAAAGTTCACGAGATATTGTTTTTCTTAACTTTCCCCTTCAGGACAGCATAAATGTTTTGTCCAATTTGCTAAATCAGGGAATAATTTCTCCAGCTAGTTCAGGAGAAGAAAAAACGATTGTTTCTTCCAATAAAGAGAATATAGCGGGTCAATATGTATCTCCTGAGAAAATGGAGAAGATTAGATCAATACTTCTTGAAGTTATGGGACCAATGGGAGAGTTTCTAATAGATGAAACTATGGATGAACTTGGTATAAGTGAAATTTCCGTTAGTCAAGTTCAAAAGTTCGTAGATATTTTAGTGTCCAAGATACCGGAATCTTGTTTTATTAACGGTGAAAGTTGTAGAGAAAGGTTTAAAGAGGACTTTACAAAAATATTGCTAGGAGGTGATTGA
- the radC gene encoding DNA repair protein RadC translates to MKNNKRGSVPFYSFYTIKELPETDRPREKLLRFGVENLTDSELLAILLRTGVKGKNAIELAREVLNCFNGLSGLLNASIKELLSFKGLGKTKAITLIAALELGKRVTFFRDFSTKITSPENVFKILLAKQIGLKVEVFGLLTLNSKGKLISIHEVTKGGSNFTSITPKEVFYPAIKDMAEAVILFHNHPSGDPTPSKEDIEITQKLLECASFLDIEILDHVILGKDSFFSFKKEGLL, encoded by the coding sequence GTGAAGAACAATAAAAGGGGCTCTGTCCCCTTTTACTCTTTTTACACAATAAAGGAACTTCCTGAGACCGATAGACCTCGAGAAAAACTTTTGAGATTTGGAGTAGAAAACTTAACAGACTCGGAACTTTTAGCAATTTTACTAAGAACAGGCGTAAAGGGAAAGAACGCCATAGAGCTAGCGAGAGAAGTTCTCAACTGTTTTAATGGTCTCAGTGGACTTTTAAATGCTTCTATAAAAGAACTTCTTTCATTTAAAGGACTTGGAAAAACCAAAGCTATCACTTTAATAGCTGCTTTGGAACTTGGAAAGAGAGTTACATTTTTTAGAGATTTCTCTACGAAGATAACCTCTCCTGAGAATGTATTTAAGATTCTTTTGGCAAAACAGATAGGACTAAAAGTTGAAGTTTTCGGACTATTAACTTTAAACTCTAAAGGAAAACTTATTTCTATCCACGAAGTAACAAAAGGCGGGAGTAACTTTACTTCAATTACTCCCAAAGAGGTTTTTTATCCTGCTATTAAAGATATGGCTGAAGCGGTTATTTTGTTTCACAATCACCCTTCAGGGGATCCAACGCCGAGCAAAGAAGATATTGAAATTACCCAGAAACTTTTAGAGTGTGCTTCCTTTCTCGACATAGAAATTTTGGACCATGTTATTCTTGGAAAAGATTCTTTCTTTAGTTTTAAGAAAGAGGGGCTTTTGTAA
- the rfaE1 gene encoding D-glycero-beta-D-manno-heptose-7-phosphate kinase: protein MFREEILEKFEGRKILVVGDFMLDEYIFGRVERISPEAPVPVVDARDITLRLGGAGNVAANLRSLGAYVWVLGVVGSDEKGKILKKLLEKVANTSWLIEDDDRLTTVKTRIVAGSQQLLRVDWENKDYVKASISDQILEMISKNYKEFDAIIISDYGKGVITPSLFEITGEVKKERPITLDPKEKNYPFYKDITTMTPNMKETFQAVGIEPISDEKAEKAGKLLIDKFKLDYAVITRSEKGLSVIGRDFKKHIPTRAKQVFDVTGAGDTVISAFTLAISVGATPTEAGEIANLAAGIVVGKLGTATTTVDEILKAYKDL from the coding sequence ATGTTTAGAGAAGAGATATTAGAAAAGTTTGAAGGTAGAAAAATATTAGTAGTTGGTGACTTTATGCTTGACGAGTACATCTTTGGAAGGGTTGAAAGGATCTCACCAGAAGCTCCTGTTCCGGTAGTTGATGCTAGAGATATTACCCTTAGGTTAGGAGGAGCTGGAAATGTTGCAGCCAATCTTCGCTCCTTAGGAGCTTACGTTTGGGTTCTTGGAGTCGTTGGAAGCGATGAGAAAGGAAAAATTCTAAAGAAGCTTTTAGAAAAAGTGGCGAATACTTCTTGGCTTATAGAGGATGATGATAGACTTACAACTGTAAAGACGAGAATTGTAGCTGGTTCTCAGCAACTTTTAAGAGTTGACTGGGAAAACAAAGACTATGTAAAAGCTTCGATTTCTGATCAGATTCTTGAGATGATTTCTAAAAATTATAAAGAATTTGATGCAATAATAATTTCTGATTATGGAAAGGGTGTCATTACTCCAAGCCTTTTTGAAATCACAGGAGAAGTAAAAAAAGAAAGACCCATAACTTTAGATCCAAAAGAGAAAAACTATCCTTTTTACAAAGACATAACTACTATGACCCCAAATATGAAAGAAACTTTTCAGGCAGTAGGGATAGAACCTATTAGTGATGAAAAAGCGGAAAAAGCCGGTAAATTGCTTATAGACAAATTTAAGTTAGATTATGCAGTAATTACCAGAAGTGAGAAAGGACTATCTGTTATTGGAAGAGATTTTAAGAAACACATTCCTACGCGGGCTAAACAGGTTTTTGATGTAACAGGAGCAGGAGATACGGTAATTAGTGCTTTCACTTTGGCAATATCCGTAGGGGCAACACCTACTGAGGCTGGAGAAATTGCAAATTTAGCAGCCGGAATAGTAGTAGGAAAACTTGGCACAGCTACAACTACGGTTGATGAAATATTAAAAGCTTACAAAGACTTGTAA
- a CDS encoding menaquinone biosynthesis protein, which produces MLKVGKIEYLNTIPVYYGFFTGEVPTEDIKFVESVPSELNQMLRNGELDISVISSYEYILNSEKYLLFPNFSISAKKKVFSVLFLSNVPIHQLHRKDVWLTKSSMTSKELLKFILKEIYGVEPNYRYYSLKEGNLPKNPTALLVIGDDALKFSQAKKFPFVYDLAEEWFNLFGLPFVFALWAVRKDSFEKKREKVINFYRRLKLSRSIGLKSLQEIATVYSSRLNLPTTLCYKYLSHLEFNLSHENLKSLKKFSEVVNKPFSIEFALHE; this is translated from the coding sequence ATGTTAAAGGTTGGAAAGATAGAGTACTTAAATACTATTCCCGTCTACTATGGATTCTTTACTGGAGAAGTTCCAACCGAAGACATAAAGTTTGTGGAAAGTGTTCCATCTGAACTTAACCAAATGCTTAGGAATGGGGAACTTGATATCTCTGTTATCTCTTCTTATGAATACATCTTAAACAGCGAAAAATATCTTCTGTTTCCTAATTTCTCTATCTCTGCTAAGAAGAAAGTATTTAGCGTTCTTTTTCTTTCAAATGTTCCCATTCATCAGCTTCACCGTAAAGACGTTTGGTTAACCAAAAGTTCTATGACTTCTAAAGAACTCTTAAAGTTTATCTTAAAGGAAATTTACGGTGTAGAACCAAACTATAGGTACTATTCTTTAAAGGAAGGAAATCTTCCTAAAAATCCTACTGCCCTCTTAGTTATAGGTGATGACGCTTTAAAATTTTCACAAGCTAAAAAATTTCCTTTTGTTTATGATCTTGCGGAAGAATGGTTTAACCTCTTTGGTTTACCGTTTGTTTTTGCCCTTTGGGCTGTGAGAAAAGATAGCTTTGAAAAGAAAAGAGAAAAGGTAATAAACTTTTACAGACGTCTCAAACTTTCTAGAAGCATTGGACTTAAGTCCCTACAAGAAATTGCCACTGTTTACTCTTCCCGTTTAAACTTACCCACTACGCTATGTTATAAGTATCTTTCTCACCTTGAATTCAACTTATCTCACGAAAACTTGAAAAGTCTTAAGAAATTTTCTGAAGTTGTAAATAAACCTTTTAGTATTGAATTTGCTTTACACGAATAA